In Dromaius novaehollandiae isolate bDroNov1 chromosome 2, bDroNov1.hap1, whole genome shotgun sequence, one DNA window encodes the following:
- the GDF6 gene encoding growth/differentiation factor 6 — protein sequence MNARRALLSAALLASLLWDLPCCRPASLPAAAELAAPSKGGRGRRVPRSPRESRPRQGGHAGGRAPPRAEPHEYMLSLFRTYSIAEKLGINASFFQSSKSANTITSFVDRGRDDLSPTPLRRQKYLFDVSTLSDTEELVGAELRLFRRAPGGRPPPAALPHVQLFPCLSPRPLASRPLDLRAAPAAAWEVFDVRQGLRGPRRGPQLCLELRASAGGAAPARRWLDLRGLGFAPRPRAPQERALLVVFTRSRRGALPAELRAAPRPPPAALRLSARRQRRAAFASRHGKRHGKKARLRCGRKPLHVNFKELGWDDWIIAPLEYEAYHCEGVCDFPLRSHLEPTNHAIIQTLMNSMDPGATPPSCCVPTKLTPISILYIDAGNNVVYKQYEDMVVESCGCR from the exons ATGAATGCGCGCCGGGCCCTGCTCTCCGCCGCCTTGCTCGCCAGCCTCCTCTGGGATTTACCGTGCTGCCGCCCGGCgtccctccccgcggccgcggagcTCGCCGCCCCCTCCAAGGGCGGGCGGGGCCGCAGGGTGCCGCGGTCCCCCCGGGAGAGCCGCCCGCGGCAGGGGGGACAcgccgggggccgggcgcccccgcgGGCGGAGCCCCACGAGTACATGCTGTCTCTGTTCAGGACCTACTCCATCGCGGAGAAACTGGGCATCAACGCCAGCTTTTTTCAGTCCTCCAAGTCCGCCAACACCATCACTAGCTTCGTGGACCGGGGACGAG ACGATCTCTCGCCCACTCCTTTAAGGCGACAGAAGTATCTGTTTGATGTATCGACTCTCTCAGACACGGAGGAGCTGGTGGGGGCCGAGCTGCGGCTCTTCCGCCGcgcccccggcggccgcccgccgcccgccgccctcccgcaCGTGCAGCTCTTCCCCTGCCTCTCGCCGCGGCCGCTCGCCTCCCGCCCCCTGGACctgcgggcggcgcccgccgccgcctgggAGGTCTTCGACGTGCGGCAGGGCctgcgcgggccgcggcgcgggccgcAGCTGTGCCTGGAGCTGCGCGcctcggcgggcggcgcggcgccggcgcggcgctgGCTGGACCTGCGCGGCCTGGGCttcgcgccgcggccgcgggcgccgcaGGAGCGGGCGCTGCTCGTGGTGTTCACGCGCTCGCGGCGCGGCGCCCTGCCCGCGGagctgcgcgccgcgccgcgcccgccgcccgccgccctgcgcCTCTCGGcgcgccgccagcgccgcgccgccttCGCCAGCCGCCACGGCAAGCGGCACGGCAAGAAGGCGCGGCTGCGCTGCGGCAGGAAGCCGCTGCACGTCAACTTCAAGGAGCTGGGCTGGGACGACTGGATCATCGCGCCGCTCGAGTACGAGGCCTACCACTGCGAGGGCGTCTGCGACTTCCCGCTGCGCTCCCACCTGGAGCCCACCAACCACGCCATCATCCAGACGCTCATGAACTCCATGGACCCCGGCGCCACGCCGCCCAGCTGCTGCGTGCCCACCAAGCTGACGCCCATCAGCATCCTCTACATCGACGCCGGCAACAACGTGGTGTACAAGCAGTACGAGGACATGGTGGTGGAGTCCTGCGGCTGCAGGtag